The DNA window AAAAAGTTGTCTTCCCTGGTTAACTGGAATCAAAGTGTTTGGTGGCATGTCTGTATCATTTATAGTCTTCTGCTTTGCTGTTTATATGGGTGGAAATATTTGAAGCAGGAAACATTCAATAGAAATTGTTTTTCTGCTCACCGTGATCTTAAATGAATACTCCAGTTCCAATAGTGAATCTCTTCTGCCATCAGATGTGCCTTGGATTTCTCTGTCTGTTTTCTTCATAAAATATGAAGTTTGCTCCATCTTCTGCAGGGGAAAGGACCATTTTGGCTGTTCTTCACTTGCTGTGTTGTTTTAGTGGCACAACCGTGACATGGATATGATTACAACAGACGGATTTTTCACCCGAACTgatttagaaaaaaatatttttttatataacaaaagtattatttttaattttaaacatGAACGCTCACATTTCAAGATATATGTATGGAAAATTTTGGTAAGATAATATCAAAATTTcgattaaatgatttattaaactCTTCACTCACTaatatatattttcaataaattagaatatatgtttaataaaaattaataataatatattttaatcaaTTGCAAAGAAGTTCATTAACATActaaatttttctttattaaAGACATGATGATATTTAAAGATGATGATTGATCAATGCAACTCTTTAAagtttattttaagttttgatttaattatttttaaatttttttatagaatgtatttcttttataaaaataaataataataaaatttaaagtatGGTACTGGCCTTATGGGCAGGCCTCTTATTTCATATGGCAAAAGATCGAAGGGGCCAGAAAAATATGGCCCATTATTGGCGGTTCCTTTCTCGAACCCGTTGGGCTACCTGTCTCCCATCTCCGAGGAATTAATCGGCGTGAGTTCCTTGTTTTTCGTAGAAACGAcgccatctttctttcttcgCAGCTCCGTGCCGTGTATTTGAACTTCAGCTCCGGTGAGTCTAGGGTTTACTATCCCATTTCCTGAATTTGTTTCTATATTTCTTGTTTCTGCTAGAAATTTCCTGAGAagcatttttcttgttttgttttttgcATTAGATGTGTATAAAATTGGAATTTGGAAATATGATAAAATAAGTTGTCAGAGATTCATgcttatttttatttagcttttGTTGTCTTTGCAATATgtatttgatatttatttttattctttttattttgatttctgCATGTGATCGTTGGTTTGATATGTTGTTGTCTATAGTAATTTTGCGTCAATGAGCGGAGCTTGAGCCTCTGGATAAATTCGTGGGAGatgattttaatgtatttctaacagtatattatatttttagaaACTTCAAGTATCAAATactgaattttatttaaaatttgtgcGTTAATAAGGTTGGCGAACGTCCCTTCCCGCATTTAAGTTCATTCCTAGTCAGGGTAGAAGAACGCGGCTCAAAAATATTGTTGTTTTTACTGCTGATGATGCAGTCAGCAAAGCTTGTTTTTAACTTTACCCATTGATCCCTGTTTCTTTTTTATTGAGGTTTTACAGAGTTGAAGAATATGTTCGTTTCCAGGTTTTATAGGCTTGGATCCTATGCAGTCCAGAGACTGGTAAAAGGTTTGCTGTCACTCCTTTCATTAAATATGAAAACTTTAAACAAGAGttatacatatttatttcatttgGTAGTTCAGTCATATATCTACCAGCAGATGATTCTGTTGAGACTGCAAGGCAGCAACTGTAAAATCTTTTTCTCGTCATTTAAAATGACATGAAAGTTGGTGCCATGTCTTTCTATATTTTTTTCCACCAAGTCTAATGTATGCAGTTTGCATTTTTTTCTTGGATTCTTTGAAGAACATTGAATAAGTAGGAAGTTAGCATGCAGTCAAAGGTATTTGCATTCTAATTTAGGAACAGTGAATGTATGCATGGATTGGTGTCTGATATGGAAACTTAATATGGTGCAAAGCTCTAGATTGACTCTTAGCAGTTACAACCTTATTGTAGAAGTGTATTAATAGATCTTTCCAGGGCtgttgtattttaaatatctcaaatgAGCTTATTTATTTGGGAAGTGTTTGCCTAATCTATGCTCTAGATGAAAGGAGAGCTCAAATCTCTTTGTTTAAATACTATTCTGTGACCTTTCCCATTAGCCTTAGATTCCTCTACAATCTACATCCATTTCCTGTACCTGAACATTCTGAAATGCAGCATTTCCTCTTGTTCTCCTGGTTGATCCAactcatcaattttttttatcatagaAAATGACAACTGTCCTGATAACACTCCGAAATGCTGCATTTCCTCTTCTCCTTCCTGGTTAATTCAACTTGTTAGTCTTTTCTTCATAGAAACTGACAAGTGACCTGACACCATTGCCGTAGTTTTATTAACTCATAATATTTTCTGCTATATTAAGGTGTTTTCCTTACACCCTTTGCATCTCTATACTTAAATTGTTCTATTGATTGCTACTTGTTTCATTACAGCTCCAGTTTTTAGAAGGCCTTCAGTTCTGCCTGCGATTCATCATCAATATTTACAAACCCAGGTTAGTTTGTTTACTTCTCAAATATAAATTTGAGCTTTTGTTTGCAGACTTCAAATGTTAATGTTTAGATTTTGCATGTCATTCATAAGTATATTGTGTAGGCAACGGGAGAACTCGAGTTAGAATTTTACGTGTTGTTGAGCTAGAATAATTGAAGGTCATGATGTAGTCTTCATCAAATAGATGGAAAAAGGTGTTGAAGTTGCGTGAAACCCAGtgctttttcttttttattgttTCTTTCCAGACGGTATAGTTGAATTAAGTAGGCTACACATAATAGGGTCTGAGGAAAAAGTAGATATCCATTTGTGTAAAAATATGAGGCTTCTAAAGGTATGATGGTATTAAAAAAGAAGTGTACAAAGGACTCGGAAAATTTTGCAATTCCTTTACGGCTTTTGGTTTTTACTTTCGTAAAAGAAAATAATCATATGAGAGTTGAGACAGTGTTGGTACTATCATTCTGCATGTCCATGCAGATAAGGTTGTTCTTTGTGTTTTGCATTTTCAACCATTTAAATCTGGCATTATGACTTTCTATTGTACATTTTATGTTCTTTCTGTTTAATAGTGTGGGATTGGGTACCAGAGAGATGAATTATTTAGCACGGCTGCAGCTAAACTGGACTCCGATGAAGGAAATGAAACAGAGCAGAAGTAAGTCTTCCAACACAGCAACGCAGCATCAAAATGTTAATCTCCTTTTCTTTTCTGTATATAGGACTAATAAAACCCTCCTTGTATTCTAGGATTTAGAGGACTAACTACTTGCATATTATCTTCCAAAGAATAATACTCAACAATGAAAAAACATGAAACTGCCATATTAGTGTTTTATTGAATGTATTTGTTGTTATCAGGCATAATATGTGTAAAATGTTTTCTATATAAGCATTTCTTTTTTCAACTGCCAATGGTACGTAACTGGTATTCTGCTATGTCTATGCGTTTGGGATCTCGTTACGGGACGATGCGGCAGAAAATCTTGCAAGTAGGAAAGGATTTccttattgttttgttttcggTCTTGGCGCCCTATGTTGTGTTTAGTTTGAGGCTAGTTAACAAGAGAACCTTGGATCTTGAGAGAGTTtgtgtttgataaaattttCACTCCTTTCTTTATTCCATTCAACCGAATAAATATAGAAAACTCCTCCCTAATTAAGACTGTAAAAGATAAATGCCACAAAGGATAAACCCCTCTTATTCCTATCCTAATTCAAATTAAAAGACAACCAAATTCTGTCAAAACAACTTAAAAGATAGcaaaacaaaaatacaaaaaacaAATCTCCGATGCATGTTCAAAGGTTTGTCACATATTCTTGCTCGAAACTGCTATAACTGAGTGTAGAGTTGATGTCTCGGGGTTCAGAGAACCTGATATAGCAAGAAAACATATGACTTTAAAAGCTGACATACATGTGGAGTTCCAGTgtatgattttattttgttcCTCATTTCCGCTGCAGGATAAACGTAACATTTGTTGACAAGGATGGAGAAGAGGTAAATATTAAGGTCCCAGTTGGAATGTCGATGCTGGAAGCTGCTCATGAGAATGATTTAGATCTTGAAGGTAAACTGGCGATTTTAGATTTTTCCAGTTCCTGAACTCGTTAACCTTAATGGATGTTTGGTCTCAGTATTTCAATCACAAGTCAAGTGCTAATTCAGTTTGATTTCTATATATTGATGGAATTACTTAATATGGAGATTTTGCAACTCCTGTCATCTCAGGAATTTAgcaagtaataataataattgtgtTTATTAGTTATTATGCTTTCTAAATCATGCAAATTTATAGGTGCATGTGAAGCATCACTTGCCTGTTCCACTTGTCATGTGATTGTGATGGTAAGTAACCATGCGCCAAGACTGGCTTCCCATCCTCCATTTAACTTTGAATGAGTGCGGCTGGAAATGGGAAAGAAATCATCCTACTGTTGTCAACTAGTTTTTTTCCTTCGACAGGAGATGAGCCAGTACAACAAAATACCTGATCCAACAGATGAGGAAAATGACATGCTAGATCTCGCCTTTGGCCTCACTGAAACGTAGGTTTCTTGTGTTCATACGGAATAATAATTTTTGTCTGTTTAGCTGCTTGATATTTTCCCCCAAATTTTTCTATAGGTCTCGTTTGGGTTGCCAGATAATTGCTGCGCCGGAATTGGATGGAATTCGCTTAGCCATTCCTTCTGCCACTCGAAACTTTGCTGTTGATgggtataaaccaaaaccacatTAAATCACTCTGTTGTACACAGAAGATGAAAGAAGCCTCTTCTGTTGTAGATTTAATGGAATGAACAgttttgtagtgtattttagcTTAGGAAGTGGAGGAATTCCGAGCCCTTTATTGGTAAGCATACAGGGTAATTATTTTTCTATCTGCGAGTCTACTTTCTAATGTAATCAAATAATCATTTCGTGGCGATCCAAAGCTATGATTCAATTCGATATGCAATACAATTCTAAATTTGGTGAATTAGCTGATTGATTACAGATTGCCCTTGGAATTTAAATTCGGTTCGTATCTTCAAAGTTCATTGGCAAGAATCAGTtcatttactaattaaattttgagactTTTCAATAATTTGTGGGTTTTGATATGTTATCAACGCATCTatcaatttataattttttgaaaaaaaatcacGAGCTCAATTTATAAATCACTACGTTTTAATACTACACCGCGGCATAATTTAGAGCTGGAAGTTGTAAGTAACAGAGTATTAACGCATTGCGCAACTCTTGGGCAGCAGATTATGCCTATGATGGTTCACACCATCAACTATACACTTGTCAAGAAATTTACCGAAAATTGCATAGACAAGACAACTGTGGCATTATTTCAAGACTGTTGCAGCCATTCTCTTATTGTAGAGCGTAGAGCACGGTTTGGCACCAGATTGCAGTGTGGAAGCTCGAGGTTGGTAATGGGGGATGTATCTCGAGCCAGCCTTTGAGTGCTTCTGCCTCGTAAGTAAATCCGTCTGCTAAGATGGCAGGGTCTTGCATGATTTCCTGTCAAGAATGACGAAGTTATGCGATGGAAAGTGATGATGCCGATGCGTTCATATGTTTACCTGCTAGTAAGCATGTGTATGTGTTGTTTGGGCTTCGAGACTCAGAAAGTTAGAAAGAGTGCTTCTCCAACATAGGTACTATCCAACAAGAAAGAGGTCGGTGTTGAATTTGCAACAAGGAGAGAGAAAAATAGGGGATACTGCTCATgtatattaaatttaaagagTAGCATGAGAAATCCACCAACCTGGAATATTGGACAAACAAAATAGGATGGAATTTCCTGACA is part of the Primulina eburnea isolate SZY01 chromosome 1, ASM2296580v1, whole genome shotgun sequence genome and encodes:
- the LOC140839072 gene encoding uncharacterized protein → MFVSRFYRLGSYAVQRLVKAPVFRRPSVLPAIHHQYLQTQCGIGYQRDELFSTAAAKLDSDEGNETEQKINVTFVDKDGEEVNIKVPVGMSMLEAAHENDLDLEGACEASLACSTCHVIVMEMSQYNKIPDPTDEENDMLDLAFGLTETSRLGCQIIAAPELDGIRLAIPSATRNFAVDGYKPKPH